A genomic stretch from Oscillospiraceae bacterium includes:
- a CDS encoding formate--tetrahydrofolate ligase — protein MLSDIKIAQEAKMEPIVKIAEKLDISEDEIELYGKYKGKLSFDLINRVKNNEDGKLILVTAINPTPAGEGKTTTTVGLGQAFFKLGKKSLIALREPSLGPTFGVKGGAAGGGYSQVVPMEDINLHFTGDMHAITSANNLLCAMADNHIHQGNALGLDPKSIKIKRVLDINDRNLRNVVIGLGEKVDGQVREDHFMITVACEIMAILCLSSDLMDLKDRLKKIIVGYSYDGKIITAGDLKAEGAMTALLKDAIKPNLVQTLENSPCIIHGGPFANIAHGCNSLIATKLSLKLCDYVITEAGFGADLGAEKFLDIKCRLGNLKPSLVVLVATIRALKYNGGVKKEDLATENIDALKKGIVNLGKHIENVKKFGLPVVVALNHFFTDTEKEVETVKEYCENLGVKCEISKCFAEGGEGTMDLANTVLDTLENEKASFKPIYEDNLSIKEKIKKVVTEIYGGLDVIYEPKANKEIDFLEKNGFSSMPVCMAKTQYSLSDNPALLGRPEGFTVTVRDLYVNAGAGFITVLTGKIMTMPGLPKIPAAEKVDVDEFGVIDGLF, from the coding sequence ATGCTAAGCGATATCAAAATTGCACAAGAAGCAAAAATGGAACCAATTGTAAAAATTGCAGAAAAACTTGATATTTCGGAAGACGAAATTGAACTTTACGGAAAATACAAGGGCAAACTTTCCTTTGATTTAATCAACCGTGTTAAAAATAATGAAGACGGAAAACTTATTTTAGTTACTGCTATAAACCCCACACCTGCAGGAGAAGGTAAAACAACAACAACTGTCGGTCTTGGACAAGCCTTTTTCAAACTCGGTAAAAAATCCTTGATTGCATTAAGAGAACCATCACTTGGTCCTACATTCGGTGTTAAAGGCGGTGCAGCAGGCGGCGGATATTCCCAGGTTGTTCCTATGGAGGATATAAACCTTCATTTCACAGGAGATATGCACGCTATCACATCTGCCAATAACCTTTTATGTGCAATGGCAGATAACCATATCCATCAGGGTAACGCTTTGGGACTTGACCCTAAAAGCATAAAAATAAAAAGAGTTCTTGATATAAATGACAGAAACTTAAGAAATGTTGTTATAGGTCTTGGTGAAAAGGTTGACGGTCAGGTAAGAGAAGACCATTTTATGATTACTGTTGCATGTGAAATTATGGCAATCTTATGCTTATCTTCCGACCTTATGGACTTAAAAGACCGACTAAAGAAAATTATAGTTGGCTATTCTTATGACGGTAAGATAATTACCGCAGGAGATTTAAAAGCAGAAGGTGCTATGACTGCACTTTTAAAAGATGCAATAAAACCTAACCTTGTGCAGACTTTGGAAAATTCGCCTTGTATTATTCACGGCGGACCTTTTGCAAATATTGCTCATGGCTGTAACAGTTTAATCGCTACCAAACTTTCGCTAAAACTTTGCGATTACGTTATTACAGAAGCAGGTTTTGGTGCAGATTTGGGTGCTGAAAAATTCCTTGATATAAAATGCCGTCTTGGCAACTTAAAACCTTCCCTTGTAGTTTTAGTTGCTACAATACGTGCATTAAAATATAACGGTGGTGTTAAAAAAGAAGATTTAGCAACTGAAAATATTGATGCACTTAAAAAAGGAATTGTTAATTTAGGAAAACACATAGAAAATGTTAAAAAGTTTGGACTTCCTGTTGTTGTTGCCTTAAATCACTTCTTTACTGACACAGAAAAAGAAGTAGAAACAGTAAAAGAATACTGCGAAAACTTAGGTGTTAAATGCGAAATTTCAAAATGCTTTGCAGAGGGCGGAGAGGGTACTATGGACCTTGCAAACACTGTCCTTGATACTTTGGAAAATGAAAAAGCTTCCTTTAAACCGATATATGAAGATAATTTATCAATAAAAGAAAAAATCAAAAAAGTTGTTACTGAAATTTATGGTGGGTTAGATGTTATATACGAACCAAAAGCAAATAAGGAAATTGACTTTTTAGAAAAGAACGGATTTTCTTCCATGCCTGTTTGTATGGCAAAAACTCAGTACTCACTTTCAGATAATCCTGCACTTTTAGGAAGACCTGAAGGCTTTACTGTTACAGTAAGAGATTTATATGTAAACGCCGGTGCAGGTTTTATAACCGTTCTTACAGGAAAAATTATGACTATGCCGGGTCTTCCAAAAATACCTGCGGCAGAAAAAGTAGATGTTGATGAATTTGGAGTTATAGATGGACTTTTCTAA
- the tsaE gene encoding tRNA (adenosine(37)-N6)-threonylcarbamoyltransferase complex ATPase subunit type 1 TsaE — protein MDFSKKTLLNENETKEFAKEFAKTLKPGDIVTLDGDLGAGKTVFTKGICEYFNVKDYVVSPTYTIVNEYRGDIPIYHFDIYRLEEEEELYNIGFYEYLNPDALVIVEWAEKIPEAFYGYKLKKVQIIKGEDEKRTITVKEEEN, from the coding sequence ATGGACTTTTCTAAAAAAACATTATTAAATGAAAATGAAACAAAAGAATTTGCAAAAGAATTTGCAAAAACATTAAAGCCCGGAGATATTGTAACTTTAGACGGCGATTTGGGCGCAGGTAAAACCGTATTTACCAAAGGAATTTGCGAATACTTTAATGTAAAAGACTATGTTGTCAGCCCTACATATACAATTGTAAATGAGTACAGGGGTGATATTCCCATCTACCATTTTGATATTTACAGACTGGAAGAAGAGGAAGAACTTTACAACATAGGCTTTTACGAATACCTAAATCCTGATGCTCTTGTTATCGTAGAGTGGGCAGAAAAAATTCCTGAAGCGTTTTATGGGTATAAGCTAAAAAAAGTGCAGATTATAAAAGGCGAAGATGAAAAAAGAACGATTACAGTAAAGGAGGAAGAAAATTGA